In one window of Rathayibacter caricis DSM 15933 DNA:
- a CDS encoding amino acid permease, which yields MSLLRTKSVEQSIADTDEPEFRLKKSLSALDLTVFGVGVVIGAGIFTLTGRAAHDIAGPAIVLSFVVAAFACALAAMCYAEFASTVPVSGSAYTFSYASLGELFAWIIGWDLILELFLGASVVAQGWSAYLGSLLGQLGVVLPPAISYGGVVDLPAILLVLVLGGLMTFGIKESLRVNLVLVAVKLFIVLFVIIAGIQFIDSANYSPFVPPSAPTESASGLTQPLLQFLSGIEPATFGIGGIIAGASLVFFAYIGFDVVATTAEETRNPQRDMPIGIIASLAICTVLYCAVALVVTGMVPYRELDPSAALANAFAYHGQTWMATVISAGAVAGLTTVVLTLLIGATRIIFAMSRDGLLPQRLATVHPRLRTPWVTSLAVTVVVALLAGLTPIGVLEEMVNIGTLSAFVLVSVGVIVLRRTRPDLKRGFRVPLNPWLPGLSALICTYLMLNLSIETWLRFLIWLAIGFAIYFAYSRRHAKIGK from the coding sequence GTGAGCCTCCTCCGCACCAAGTCCGTCGAGCAGTCGATCGCCGACACCGACGAGCCAGAGTTCCGCCTCAAGAAGTCGCTGTCCGCCCTCGACCTCACGGTCTTCGGCGTCGGCGTCGTGATCGGGGCCGGCATCTTCACTCTCACCGGACGCGCCGCGCACGACATCGCCGGACCCGCCATCGTCCTGAGCTTCGTGGTCGCCGCCTTCGCGTGCGCCCTCGCGGCCATGTGCTACGCCGAGTTCGCCTCCACGGTCCCCGTCTCGGGCTCCGCCTACACCTTCTCCTACGCCTCCCTCGGCGAGCTGTTCGCCTGGATCATCGGCTGGGACCTCATCCTCGAGCTCTTCCTCGGCGCGAGCGTCGTCGCCCAGGGCTGGAGTGCCTACCTGGGCTCGCTGCTCGGCCAGCTCGGCGTCGTGCTGCCCCCCGCGATCTCCTACGGCGGAGTCGTCGACCTGCCCGCGATCCTGCTGGTGCTCGTGCTCGGCGGCCTCATGACCTTCGGGATCAAGGAGTCCCTCCGCGTGAACCTCGTGCTCGTCGCGGTCAAGCTCTTCATCGTCCTGTTCGTCATCATCGCCGGGATCCAGTTCATCGACTCGGCGAACTACTCGCCCTTCGTCCCGCCGTCGGCGCCCACGGAGTCGGCCTCCGGTCTCACCCAGCCGCTCCTCCAGTTCCTCTCGGGCATCGAGCCCGCCACCTTCGGCATCGGCGGCATCATCGCCGGCGCCTCCCTCGTCTTCTTCGCCTACATCGGCTTCGACGTCGTCGCGACGACGGCCGAGGAGACGCGGAACCCGCAGCGCGACATGCCCATCGGCATCATCGCCTCGCTCGCGATCTGCACCGTCCTCTACTGCGCGGTCGCCCTCGTCGTCACCGGCATGGTCCCCTACCGCGAGCTCGACCCCTCCGCGGCCCTGGCCAACGCCTTCGCGTACCACGGCCAGACCTGGATGGCGACGGTCATCTCGGCCGGCGCCGTCGCGGGCCTCACCACGGTCGTGCTCACGCTGCTGATCGGAGCGACGCGCATCATCTTCGCGATGTCTCGCGACGGCCTGCTCCCCCAGCGCCTCGCCACCGTGCACCCGCGCCTGCGGACCCCGTGGGTCACCTCCCTCGCCGTGACCGTCGTCGTCGCGCTGCTCGCGGGGCTGACCCCGATCGGCGTCCTGGAGGAGATGGTCAACATCGGCACGCTGTCGGCGTTCGTGCTCGTCTCGGTCGGCGTCATCGTCCTGCGGCGCACGCGCCCCGACCTCAAGCGCGGCTTCCGAGTCCCGCTCAACCCGTGGCTCCCCGGACTGTCGGCGCTGATCTGCACCTACCTGATGCTCAACCTCTCGATCGAGACCTGGCTGCGGTTCCTGATCTGGCTGGCCATCGGCTTCGCGATCTACTTCGCCTACTCCCGTCGCCACGCGAAGATCGGGAAGTAG
- a CDS encoding DUF2200 domain-containing protein produces MSRIFRTAVADVHPHYVAKVEKKGRTVEELHEVIRWLTGFDEAELQRHLAERTTFEDFFAASDLNPNAVLITGVICGIRVEDVEDPLMQRIRYLDKLVDELARGKAMEKVLRPTPTAVS; encoded by the coding sequence ATGAGCAGGATCTTCCGCACGGCGGTCGCCGACGTCCATCCGCACTACGTGGCGAAGGTGGAGAAGAAGGGGCGGACCGTCGAGGAGCTCCACGAGGTCATCCGGTGGCTGACCGGCTTCGACGAAGCCGAGCTGCAGAGGCACCTCGCCGAGCGGACGACGTTCGAGGACTTCTTCGCGGCGTCGGACCTGAACCCGAACGCCGTGCTGATCACCGGCGTGATCTGCGGGATCCGCGTCGAGGACGTCGAGGACCCGCTCATGCAGCGCATCCGGTACCTCGACAAGCTCGTCGACGAGCTCGCCCGGGGGAAGGCGATGGAGAAGGTGCTGCGGCCGACGCCGACCGCGGTGTCCTGA
- a CDS encoding NADPH:quinone reductase, which yields MRAIVYTSTGPSSVLSLVDREPAAPGDGEVRVRVVTSGVNPTDWKARAEGDLAFDEVVPNQDGAGVVDAVGAGVADLAEGDRVWFFLAAHQRPTGSAQEYAVLPADRVVRLPEGIGFDVAASLGVPAMTAHRALTVHEEGPARLSPGALSGRTVLVQGGAGAVGHAAIQLAAWAGATVIATVSSDAKAALATAAGAHHVLQYPDDALADRIREIAPDGVQQIVEVAPAQNAALDVDVLANHGSIGYYANNNGDEFTIPIVPSFAKNARWQGLLLYTVGAEPLRAAAEDITAALVDGALPVGEDAGLPLTWFPLEETAAAHDAVEAGTTGKILISVSAE from the coding sequence ATGAGAGCGATCGTCTACACCTCCACCGGCCCCTCGTCCGTCCTGTCCCTCGTCGACCGCGAGCCCGCCGCTCCCGGCGACGGTGAGGTGCGCGTCCGCGTCGTCACCTCGGGAGTCAACCCGACCGACTGGAAGGCGCGGGCCGAGGGCGACCTCGCGTTCGACGAGGTGGTCCCGAACCAGGACGGCGCCGGAGTGGTGGACGCCGTCGGTGCCGGTGTCGCCGACCTCGCCGAGGGCGACCGCGTCTGGTTCTTCCTTGCCGCGCACCAGCGGCCCACGGGCAGCGCGCAGGAGTACGCGGTGCTCCCCGCCGACCGCGTCGTGCGCCTCCCCGAGGGCATCGGCTTCGACGTCGCCGCGAGCCTCGGCGTCCCGGCGATGACCGCGCACCGCGCCCTGACCGTGCACGAGGAGGGCCCCGCACGGCTCTCCCCCGGCGCGCTCTCCGGCCGCACCGTCCTCGTCCAGGGTGGAGCGGGTGCCGTCGGCCACGCCGCGATCCAGCTCGCCGCATGGGCCGGAGCGACCGTCATCGCCACCGTCAGCAGCGACGCCAAGGCCGCTCTCGCGACCGCGGCCGGCGCCCACCACGTCCTGCAGTACCCCGACGACGCGCTCGCCGACCGCATCCGCGAGATCGCTCCCGACGGCGTGCAGCAGATCGTCGAGGTCGCTCCGGCGCAGAACGCCGCTCTCGACGTCGACGTTCTCGCCAACCACGGCAGCATCGGCTACTACGCGAACAACAACGGCGACGAGTTCACGATCCCGATCGTCCCGAGCTTCGCCAAGAACGCCCGCTGGCAGGGCCTGCTCCTCTACACCGTCGGCGCGGAGCCCCTCCGAGCCGCCGCCGAGGACATCACCGCGGCGCTCGTCGACGGAGCACTCCCCGTCGGCGAGGACGCAGGCCTCCCCCTCACCTGGTTCCCCCTCGAGGAGACCGCCGCCGCGCACGACGCCGTCGAGGCCGGCACCACCGGCAAGATCCTGATCAGCGTCTCCGCCGAATAG
- a CDS encoding TetR/AcrR family transcriptional regulator, with protein MDARQRRSQESLHRAIIELATERAVSGLTVSDITDRAGVNRSTFYAHAASAAELLTAALLTDLERIRVAYVTRLGDGDPAGASNREATLRILDHLERHRALYLGAFDDVGGDSGIRVMLAAQFRRSVSEAVESGAVTVPHESRLPGGAASYISAGSAALMEEWLRLPAPRDPDLYLDAFAQVLPAWWPLTADAPETANA; from the coding sequence ATGGACGCGCGGCAGAGGCGATCGCAGGAGTCGCTGCACAGGGCGATCATCGAGCTCGCCACCGAGCGCGCCGTGTCGGGCCTGACCGTGTCGGACATCACCGACCGCGCCGGAGTGAACCGGTCGACCTTCTACGCGCACGCGGCGTCCGCCGCCGAACTGCTGACGGCGGCGCTCCTGACCGATCTCGAGCGCATCCGCGTCGCGTACGTGACGAGGCTCGGCGACGGCGATCCGGCGGGCGCGTCCAACCGCGAGGCGACGCTCCGCATCCTCGACCACCTCGAGCGTCACCGCGCCCTCTACCTCGGCGCCTTCGACGACGTCGGAGGGGACTCGGGTATCCGCGTCATGCTGGCCGCTCAATTCCGCCGATCCGTCAGCGAGGCCGTCGAGAGCGGTGCGGTGACGGTTCCGCACGAGAGCCGCCTCCCCGGCGGCGCGGCGTCCTACATCTCGGCCGGCTCGGCCGCGCTGATGGAGGAGTGGCTGCGACTGCCCGCTCCTCGCGACCCCGATCTCTATCTCGACGCCTTCGCCCAGGTCCTGCCGGCGTGGTGGCCGCTCACGGCGGACGCGCCCGAGACCGCGAACGCCTGA
- the der gene encoding ribosome biogenesis GTPase Der: protein MAQDTRVGDDELNFGDDDLVERLGDLDEQLVSSRANALRSGLEDYDLDDEDLTLLEYSGEDSDEVRYLPALPVVAIVGRPNVGKSALVNRILGRREAVVEDTPGVTRDRVSYRAEWIDRAFTIVDTGGWEPDARGIDASVAAQAEIAIDLADAVIFVVDANVGATATDEHVVKLLRKTKKPVFLAANKVDDARQEPNAATLWSLGLGEPYPVSAVHGRGVADLLDTVLKTLPLESAVAKREVGGPRRVAILGRPNVGKSSLLNKAAGEERVVVNELAGTTRDPVDEQVEIAGKVWRFVDTAGIRRRVHLQQGADFYASLRTSTALEKAEVAVVVIDVSEPISEQDVRIIDLVLESGRALVLAFNKWDLLDDERRRYLEREIEKDLAHVAWAPRVNISARTGRHLEKLVPALELALESWDTRIPTGKFNAFLAELTAAHPHPLRGGKQPRVLFGTQASSRPPTFVLFTTGFLDPGYRRYIQRRLREIYGFQGSPVNVNMRVREKRAR, encoded by the coding sequence CTCGACGAGCAGCTCGTCTCCTCGCGCGCGAACGCGCTCCGGAGCGGACTCGAGGACTACGACCTCGACGACGAGGACCTCACCCTCCTCGAGTACTCGGGCGAGGACTCGGACGAGGTCCGCTACCTGCCGGCTCTGCCTGTGGTCGCGATCGTCGGCCGGCCGAACGTCGGCAAGTCGGCGCTCGTCAACCGGATCCTGGGGCGCCGCGAGGCAGTCGTGGAGGACACCCCCGGAGTGACCCGCGACCGCGTCTCCTACCGCGCCGAGTGGATCGATCGCGCCTTCACGATCGTCGACACCGGCGGCTGGGAGCCCGACGCCCGCGGCATCGACGCCTCCGTCGCCGCGCAGGCCGAGATCGCGATCGACCTCGCCGACGCCGTGATCTTCGTGGTCGACGCGAACGTGGGAGCGACCGCGACCGACGAGCACGTCGTGAAGCTGCTCCGCAAGACGAAGAAGCCGGTGTTCCTCGCGGCCAACAAGGTCGACGACGCGCGCCAGGAGCCCAACGCCGCCACGTTGTGGTCGCTCGGCCTCGGCGAGCCGTACCCCGTCTCGGCCGTCCACGGCCGCGGCGTCGCGGACCTGCTCGACACGGTCCTGAAGACCCTGCCGCTCGAGTCCGCCGTCGCCAAGCGCGAGGTCGGCGGACCGCGCCGCGTCGCGATCCTCGGCCGGCCCAACGTCGGCAAGTCGAGCCTCCTGAACAAGGCCGCGGGGGAGGAGCGGGTCGTCGTCAACGAGCTCGCCGGCACCACCCGCGACCCGGTCGACGAGCAGGTCGAGATCGCCGGCAAGGTGTGGCGCTTCGTCGACACCGCCGGCATCCGCCGTCGCGTGCACCTGCAGCAGGGCGCCGACTTCTACGCGTCGCTGCGCACCTCGACCGCGCTCGAGAAGGCGGAGGTCGCGGTCGTCGTGATCGACGTCTCCGAGCCGATCTCGGAGCAGGACGTCCGCATCATCGACCTCGTGCTCGAATCCGGTCGCGCTCTGGTCCTCGCCTTCAACAAGTGGGACCTGCTCGACGACGAGCGCCGCCGCTACCTCGAGCGCGAGATCGAGAAGGACCTGGCGCACGTCGCCTGGGCTCCCCGCGTCAACATCTCGGCGCGCACCGGCCGCCACCTCGAGAAGCTGGTCCCCGCGCTGGAGCTGGCGCTCGAGTCGTGGGACACACGCATCCCGACCGGCAAGTTCAACGCGTTCCTCGCCGAGCTGACGGCGGCGCATCCGCACCCCCTGCGCGGAGGCAAGCAGCCCCGCGTGCTGTTCGGCACGCAGGCGTCCTCGCGGCCGCCGACATTCGTGCTGTTCACGACCGGGTTCCTCGACCCCGGCTACCGCCGCTACATCCAGCGCCGGCTGCGCGAGATCTACGGCTTCCAGGGGTCGCCGGTGAACGTGAACATGCGCGTGCGCGAGAAGCGGGCGCGCTGA